A part of Haliotis asinina isolate JCU_RB_2024 chromosome 10, JCU_Hal_asi_v2, whole genome shotgun sequence genomic DNA contains:
- the LOC137298524 gene encoding mediator of RNA polymerase II transcription subunit 15-like — protein sequence MNGICVVLCAFLVSASATPYYVPTSADLRLGSNPWYAISGGVPAAASSQAQAQAQAQAAQAAAAQAQAQAQAQAQAQAQAQAQAQAQAQAQAQAAAQAQAQAQAQAAAQAQAQAQAQSQAAAGTYVFPGPLFPFAGPLSPAFTPFIGTHTQVHATSQAQAQAAAQAQAQAQAQAEAAAQAQAQAGRTLFSHPVAARRVYPLGPKGIY from the coding sequence ATGAACGGAATCTGTGTAGTGCTGTGTGCTTTCCTTGTGTCGGCCTCTGCCACGCCGTACTATGTGCCAACGTCTGCTGATCTGAGACTCGGCTCCAATCCTTGGTATGCCATAAGTGGTGGTGTTCCTGCAGCTGCGTCTTCTCAAGCACAAGCTCAGGCCCAGGCTCAGGCTGCACAAGCTGCTGCTGCACAAGCTCAAGCACAAGCTCAAGCACAAGCTCAAGCACAAGCTCAAGCACAGGCTCAAGCACAGGCTCAAGCACAGGCTCAAGCACAAGCTGCTGCACAGGCTCAAGCACAGGCTCAAGCACAAGCTGCTGCACAGGCTCAAGCTCAAGCACAGGCTCAATCTCAGGCTGCTGCCGGGACTTATGTATTCCCAGGACCTTTATTTCCCTTTGCTGGACCTTTGAGCCCTGCTTTCACTCCTTTTATCGGTACTCATACTCAGGTTCACGCCACGTCACAAGCTCAGGCTCAAGCTGCAGCACAGGCTCAGGCCCAGGCACAGGCACAAGCTGAGGCTGCTGCTCAGGCTCAAGCTCAAGCAGGGCGTACTCTTTTCTCTCACCCAGTAGCCGCGAGGAGAGTGTATCCTCTCGGACCCAAAGGAATTTATTAA